A stretch of the Balearica regulorum gibbericeps isolate bBalReg1 chromosome 15, bBalReg1.pri, whole genome shotgun sequence genome encodes the following:
- the TMEM11 gene encoding transmembrane protein 11, mitochondrial produces MAAWGRRRAGPGSTNSGGGRERVTLSSTECYIVHEIYNGENAQDQFEYELEQALEAQYKYIVIEPTRIGDETARWITVGNCLHKTAVLAGTTCLFTPLALPVDYSHYISLPAGVLSVACCTLYGISWQFDPCCKYQVEYDAYKLSRLPLHTLTSSTPVVLVRKDDLHRKRLHNTIALAALVYCVKKIYELYAV; encoded by the exons ATGGCGGCGTGGGGAAGGAGGCGCGCTGGCCCCGGCAGCACCAACAGCGGTGGCGGCCGGGAGAG GGTCACCTTGTCCTCCACGGAATGTTACATCGTCCATGAGATCTACAATGGAGAGAATGCTCAGGACCAGTTTGAGTATGAGCTGGAGCAGGCCCTGGAAGCGCAGTACAAATACATAGTGATAGAGCCCACTCGCATTGGGGATGAGACGGCCCGCTGGATCACTGTCGGGAACTGCCTGCACAAGACCGCCGTGTTAGCGGGCACCACCTGTCTCTTCACCCCTCTGGCACTTCCAGTAGATTATTCTCACTAcatctccctgcctgctggtgTGCTGAGCGTGGCTTGCTGCACCCTTTATGGTATCTCTTGGCAATTTGATCCCTGTTGCAAGTACCAAGTAGAGTACGATGCCTATAAACTTTCCCGCCTGCCCCTGCATACGCTCACCTCCTCCACTCCGGTGGTGCTGGTGAGGAAGGACGACCTGCACAGAAAGAGACTGCATAACACGATAGCACTCGCTGCCCTGGTGTACTGTGTAAAGAAGATCTATGAACTCTATGCTGTATGA
- the NATD1 gene encoding protein NATD1 — translation MAHSAPLGLLEQGCPIQVEHDRKRRQFTVRLNGCHDKAVLLYEYVGKRIVDLQHTEVPDAYRGRGIAKHLAKAALDFVVEEDLKAHLTCWYIQKYVKENPLPQYLEHLQP, via the exons atGGCGCACTCGGCGCCGCTCGGCCtcctggagcagggctgcccGATCCAGGTGGAGCACGATCGGAAACGGCGGCAGTTCACCGTGCGGCTGAACG GTTGCCACGACAAGGCAGTGCTGCTCTACGAATACGTGGGGAAGCGGATCGTGGATTTGCAGCACACGGAAGTACCAGACGCCTATCGAGGGAGAGGAATAGCCAAGCACCTCGCAAAG GCAGCCCTGGACTTTGTGGTGGAGGAGGACCTGAAAGCTCACCTGACGTGCTGGTACATTCAGAAATACGTCAAGGAGAACCCACTGCCGCAGTACCTGGAACACTTGCAGCCTTAA